The Hymenobacter sp. DG01 genome has a segment encoding these proteins:
- a CDS encoding pyridoxamine 5'-phosphate oxidase family protein — protein sequence MGKQYPAISAYTQAFIERQHVFFVGTAAADGRVNISPKGQDTLRVLDANRVAWLNLTGSGNETAALLLEVNRITLMWCAFEGKPNILRLYGTATVYHPRGAEWAELLPLFPPLPGSRQIVVVDVDLVQTSCGMAVPFFEYQAERNELNDYMEQRGPEQVAQYWHNRNARSLDGKLTGI from the coding sequence ATGGGCAAGCAATACCCCGCCATCAGCGCTTACACCCAGGCCTTTATCGAGCGGCAGCACGTGTTCTTCGTGGGCACGGCTGCCGCGGATGGGCGCGTCAATATCTCGCCCAAGGGCCAGGATACCCTGCGCGTACTCGATGCCAACCGCGTGGCCTGGCTGAACCTAACCGGCAGCGGCAACGAAACCGCCGCCCTCCTGCTGGAAGTAAACCGCATTACCCTGATGTGGTGCGCCTTCGAAGGCAAGCCCAACATCCTGCGCCTCTACGGCACCGCCACCGTGTACCACCCCCGCGGCGCGGAGTGGGCCGAGCTGCTGCCGCTATTCCCGCCCCTGCCCGGCTCCCGGCAGATAGTGGTGGTAGACGTGGACCTGGTGCAAACTTCCTGCGGCATGGCCGTGCCCTTCTTCGAGTACCAAGCCGAGCGCAACGAGCTGAACGACTATATGGAACAGCGCGGCCCCGAGCAGGTAGCGCAGTACTGGCACAACCGCAACGCCCGCAGCCTCGACGGTAAGCTCACGGGTATCTAG
- a CDS encoding RNA-directed DNA polymerase, giving the protein MIHSSTARFEDRVLTLKGCFEAKRMLDAWTKYVLPGFRSQPILDLHDYYDFHKNRKEKIEVIIRQVIGGTYRPKPPIIVRLEKKHGVSRHLPIPSPEDAVILQTLSDYLSPYIEKSQPSKRAFYSRAHGFISEENIDESFPYAWWQLWPEFQKRIYKFTSQFNYVVVTDVSNYYDNIQFKHLRHNLASAGQFDEPVLDLLFYLLESFLWRPDYLPITGVGLPQLNFDAPRLLAHSFLFDIDKYLHNKTKGNFVRWMDDIDFGVDSIQEAKVILKELDEILLVKGLRLNMGKTKILSSAEAKDYFLPDENRWINVMSNRIDYMLSIGKPINIEVKKVRNRFRKFLRKPHVGRWSKVYCRYFTLAHQINDDFLDKYVPGLLDHNPEMRDNIFKYYSVMGYSKQRLKCLMDFYEGSHCVDECTVFAVVKVLIAWKVKCGSSTRKSIVDLANRTLSISKTHFVAGLWLLAKYGLVTDIYIAINSNVDLWKYSGFIARQVASIIPRIRNIKAEYDLIVKSIYRAGQLDALNILYHHDSMRDKVPSTLAEMSYFMHGSAANPMYPLQKVIMIENILSNNAHDITKRRMFQAKVLTRIVDPVYIEIIKSAV; this is encoded by the coding sequence ATGATTCATTCTAGTACTGCTCGCTTTGAAGATAGAGTTTTAACATTAAAAGGTTGTTTCGAGGCCAAAAGGATGTTAGATGCTTGGACTAAATATGTGCTACCTGGTTTTAGAAGTCAGCCTATACTAGACTTACATGATTATTATGACTTTCATAAGAATAGAAAAGAAAAAATTGAAGTAATAATTAGGCAAGTAATAGGAGGGACATACAGGCCCAAACCGCCTATTATTGTTCGTCTTGAAAAGAAACATGGAGTTTCAAGGCATTTGCCTATACCTTCTCCAGAGGATGCTGTTATTTTACAGACATTGTCTGATTATCTTTCTCCATATATAGAAAAGAGTCAACCTTCAAAACGAGCCTTCTATTCAAGAGCTCACGGGTTTATCAGTGAAGAGAATATTGATGAAAGTTTTCCATATGCTTGGTGGCAACTATGGCCGGAATTTCAGAAAAGGATATATAAATTTACATCCCAATTTAATTATGTAGTTGTTACAGATGTTTCAAATTATTATGACAACATCCAATTCAAGCATCTTAGACATAATTTGGCAAGTGCTGGCCAGTTTGATGAACCGGTTCTTGATTTGCTTTTTTATTTATTGGAGTCATTTCTATGGCGGCCGGATTATCTTCCAATAACGGGTGTAGGTTTGCCTCAGCTGAATTTTGATGCGCCAAGGTTGCTTGCGCATAGTTTTTTGTTTGATATTGATAAATATCTACATAATAAAACTAAGGGTAATTTTGTTAGATGGATGGATGACATAGATTTTGGCGTAGACTCAATTCAAGAAGCTAAGGTTATTCTTAAAGAGCTTGATGAAATATTATTGGTCAAGGGCCTTCGATTGAATATGGGTAAAACAAAGATCTTATCAAGTGCTGAAGCTAAAGATTATTTTCTTCCTGATGAAAATCGTTGGATAAATGTTATGTCTAATAGAATTGACTATATGTTATCTATTGGAAAGCCTATCAATATCGAGGTAAAGAAGGTGAGAAATAGATTTAGAAAATTTCTTAGAAAACCGCATGTAGGAAGATGGAGTAAAGTCTATTGTAGATATTTTACATTGGCTCATCAAATTAATGATGATTTTCTTGACAAGTATGTTCCTGGTTTACTTGATCATAACCCAGAGATGCGAGATAATATATTTAAATATTATAGTGTAATGGGATATAGTAAGCAGAGGTTGAAATGCTTGATGGATTTCTATGAAGGCTCGCACTGCGTTGATGAATGTACAGTATTTGCTGTAGTAAAGGTGTTGATTGCTTGGAAAGTGAAATGTGGTTCCTCTACGAGAAAGAGCATTGTTGATCTTGCAAATAGAACGTTAAGTATATCCAAAACACATTTTGTGGCTGGGTTATGGTTGCTTGCTAAATATGGACTGGTTACTGATATATATATAGCTATAAATTCAAACGTAGATTTATGGAAGTATTCAGGGTTTATAGCACGTCAAGTTGCATCTATTATACCGCGTATTCGAAACATTAAAGCAGAATATGACCTTATAGTTAAAAGTATATATAGGGCAGGGCAGTTAGATGCATTAAATATACTTTATCATCATGATTCTATGCGTGATAAAGTTCCTTCCACACTAGCTGAGATGTCATATTTTATGCATGGAAGTGCTGCTAATCCTATGTATCCTTTGCAAAAAGTGATTATGATAGAAAATATACTGAGTAATAACGCTCATGATATAACTAAAAGGAGAATGTTTCAAGCTAAAGTATTAACCAGAATAGTTGATCCTGTATACATAGAAATTATTAAGTCAGCTGTGTAA